The Tripterygium wilfordii isolate XIE 37 chromosome 4, ASM1340144v1, whole genome shotgun sequence genome has a window encoding:
- the LOC119996029 gene encoding pentatricopeptide repeat-containing protein At1g34160 isoform X2, giving the protein MELPVYLETLLQKCNSFPRIKQLQAHLMTTGRFQFCPSRSKLLDLCAISPAGDLSFAYHIFRKIRIPRTNDWNAILRGLAQSANPVKAISWYKTMSHGSHRVDALTCSFTLKACARVLACCEATQLHSQVVRYGFIADAKLGTTLLDVYAKTGCLDSAKKVFDEMSKRDIASWNALIAGLAQGDQPIEALSLFKRMRFEGLKPNDRTVLGALSACSQLGAVREGEKIHSFIRDENLDTNVQVSNAVIDMYAKCGLVEKACLVFDNMTCKKSIVSWNTIIMALAMHGDGYKALELFKQMAQAGVPPDVVSYLAVLSACNHAGLVEDGVRLFNSMPACGVTPAVKHYGSVVDLLGRAGRLKEAYDIVNSMPMYPDVVLWQSLLSASITYNNVEIAEIASQKLVDMGSSSCGDFVLLSNVYAKHERWNDVGRVREAMKSRDVKKLPAFSYIELEGTMHKFFTNDYSHEKWREIHRKMEEISFRIKEHGYVAETSFVLHDIEEEEKESALCYHSEKLAVAFGLTSTNEGMPIQVIKNLRICGDCHAVIKIISKIYNREIIVRDRARFHRFKEGSCSCGDFW; this is encoded by the coding sequence ATGGAATTGCCTGTCTACCTGGAAACTCTGCTACAAAAATGCAACTCTTTCCCCCGCATCAAGCAACTCCAAGCCCATCTCATGACCACCGGCAGATTTCAATTCTGCCCTTCGCGCTCAAAACTTCTCGACTTATGTGCCATCTCTCCTGCCGGTGACCTCTCCTTTGCGTATCATATTTTTCGGAAAATCCGGATACCTAGGACCAATGACTGGAATGCCATCTTGCGCGGGTTAGCCCAGAGTGCTAATCCCGTCAAAGCCATCTCGTGGTACAAGACCATGTCCCATGGATCCCATAGAGTGGATGCACTAACTTGCTCCTTCACTTTGAAGGCGTGTGCGCGTGTTTTAGCTTGCTGTGAGGCCACCCAGTTGCACTCACAGGTGGTGCGATACGGGTTCATTGCTGATGCTAAATTAGGTACCACCTTATTAGATGTATATGCGAAAACTGGCTGTCTTGATAGTGCAAAGAAGGTCTTCGATGAAATGTCTAAGCGAGATATTGCCTCATGGAATGCGTTGATAGCTGGATTGGCTCAAGGGGATCAACCCATCGAGGCTCTGTCTTTATTTAAAAGAATGAGATTCGAGGGATTGAAACCTAATGATAGAACTGTTCTTGGTGCTCTTTCCGCGTGCTCCCAACTTGGTGCTGTGAGAGAAGGCGAAAAGATTCATTCTTTCATAAGGGATGAAAACTTAGATACGAATGTGCAAGTTTCCAATGCTGTTATTGATATGTATGCAAAATGTGGGTTAGTGGAGAAAGCGTGTTTGGTGTTTGATAACATgacttgcaagaagagtattgTCTCATGGAACACCATTATCATGGCGCTTGCAATGCATGGCGATGGCTACAAAGCACTTGAGCTTTTCAAGCAAATGGCTCAAGCTGGGGTGCCCCCAGATGTTGTGTCATACCTTGCTGTACTATCTGCTTGTAACCATGCCGGATTAGTAGAAGATGGTGTTAGATTATTCAATTCGATGCCAGCTTGTGGTGTCACTCCTGCTGTTAAACATTACGGGAGTGTTGTTGATTTGTTAGGCAGAGCTGGGCGGCTCAAGGAGGCTTATGACATTGTAAATTCTATGCCAATGTATCCTGATGTGGTTCTTTGGCAGAGCTTGCTTAGTGCTTCTATCACCTACAATAATgtggaaatagcagaaattgcATCACAGAAGCTGGTGGATATGGGTTCTAGTAGTTGTGGTGACTTTGTTCTACTATCAAATGTTTATGCAAAACACGAGAGATGGAATGATGTTGGGAGGGTGAGAGAGGCTATGAAAAGTAGGGATGTAAAGAAGCTGCCTGCTTTTAGCTATATTGAACTAGAGGGTACGATGCACAAGTTCTTCACTAATGACTACAGCCATGAGAAGTGGAGAGAGATCCATAGGAAAATGGAGGAGATTAGTTTTAGGATTAAAGAGCATGGCTATGTGGCTGAGACTAGTTTTGTCCTTCATGATAtagaagaggaggagaaggagagtGCTTTGTGTTATCACAGTGAGAAGTTGGCTGTGGCCTTTGGTTTGACTAGTACCAATGAAGGGATGCCAATTCAAGTGATCAAGAATTTGAGGATTTGTGGGGATTGTCATGCAGTAATTAAGATCATATCCAAGATTTACAACCGGGAAATTATTGTCAGAGACCGAGCTCGGTTTCATAGATTTAAAGAAGGTTCATGTTCTTGTGGAGATTTCTGGTGA
- the LOC119996029 gene encoding pentatricopeptide repeat-containing protein At1g34160 isoform X1 yields MLLQLPIFLMELPVYLETLLQKCNSFPRIKQLQAHLMTTGRFQFCPSRSKLLDLCAISPAGDLSFAYHIFRKIRIPRTNDWNAILRGLAQSANPVKAISWYKTMSHGSHRVDALTCSFTLKACARVLACCEATQLHSQVVRYGFIADAKLGTTLLDVYAKTGCLDSAKKVFDEMSKRDIASWNALIAGLAQGDQPIEALSLFKRMRFEGLKPNDRTVLGALSACSQLGAVREGEKIHSFIRDENLDTNVQVSNAVIDMYAKCGLVEKACLVFDNMTCKKSIVSWNTIIMALAMHGDGYKALELFKQMAQAGVPPDVVSYLAVLSACNHAGLVEDGVRLFNSMPACGVTPAVKHYGSVVDLLGRAGRLKEAYDIVNSMPMYPDVVLWQSLLSASITYNNVEIAEIASQKLVDMGSSSCGDFVLLSNVYAKHERWNDVGRVREAMKSRDVKKLPAFSYIELEGTMHKFFTNDYSHEKWREIHRKMEEISFRIKEHGYVAETSFVLHDIEEEEKESALCYHSEKLAVAFGLTSTNEGMPIQVIKNLRICGDCHAVIKIISKIYNREIIVRDRARFHRFKEGSCSCGDFW; encoded by the coding sequence ATGTTGTTGCAGCTTCCAATCTTTCTTATGGAATTGCCTGTCTACCTGGAAACTCTGCTACAAAAATGCAACTCTTTCCCCCGCATCAAGCAACTCCAAGCCCATCTCATGACCACCGGCAGATTTCAATTCTGCCCTTCGCGCTCAAAACTTCTCGACTTATGTGCCATCTCTCCTGCCGGTGACCTCTCCTTTGCGTATCATATTTTTCGGAAAATCCGGATACCTAGGACCAATGACTGGAATGCCATCTTGCGCGGGTTAGCCCAGAGTGCTAATCCCGTCAAAGCCATCTCGTGGTACAAGACCATGTCCCATGGATCCCATAGAGTGGATGCACTAACTTGCTCCTTCACTTTGAAGGCGTGTGCGCGTGTTTTAGCTTGCTGTGAGGCCACCCAGTTGCACTCACAGGTGGTGCGATACGGGTTCATTGCTGATGCTAAATTAGGTACCACCTTATTAGATGTATATGCGAAAACTGGCTGTCTTGATAGTGCAAAGAAGGTCTTCGATGAAATGTCTAAGCGAGATATTGCCTCATGGAATGCGTTGATAGCTGGATTGGCTCAAGGGGATCAACCCATCGAGGCTCTGTCTTTATTTAAAAGAATGAGATTCGAGGGATTGAAACCTAATGATAGAACTGTTCTTGGTGCTCTTTCCGCGTGCTCCCAACTTGGTGCTGTGAGAGAAGGCGAAAAGATTCATTCTTTCATAAGGGATGAAAACTTAGATACGAATGTGCAAGTTTCCAATGCTGTTATTGATATGTATGCAAAATGTGGGTTAGTGGAGAAAGCGTGTTTGGTGTTTGATAACATgacttgcaagaagagtattgTCTCATGGAACACCATTATCATGGCGCTTGCAATGCATGGCGATGGCTACAAAGCACTTGAGCTTTTCAAGCAAATGGCTCAAGCTGGGGTGCCCCCAGATGTTGTGTCATACCTTGCTGTACTATCTGCTTGTAACCATGCCGGATTAGTAGAAGATGGTGTTAGATTATTCAATTCGATGCCAGCTTGTGGTGTCACTCCTGCTGTTAAACATTACGGGAGTGTTGTTGATTTGTTAGGCAGAGCTGGGCGGCTCAAGGAGGCTTATGACATTGTAAATTCTATGCCAATGTATCCTGATGTGGTTCTTTGGCAGAGCTTGCTTAGTGCTTCTATCACCTACAATAATgtggaaatagcagaaattgcATCACAGAAGCTGGTGGATATGGGTTCTAGTAGTTGTGGTGACTTTGTTCTACTATCAAATGTTTATGCAAAACACGAGAGATGGAATGATGTTGGGAGGGTGAGAGAGGCTATGAAAAGTAGGGATGTAAAGAAGCTGCCTGCTTTTAGCTATATTGAACTAGAGGGTACGATGCACAAGTTCTTCACTAATGACTACAGCCATGAGAAGTGGAGAGAGATCCATAGGAAAATGGAGGAGATTAGTTTTAGGATTAAAGAGCATGGCTATGTGGCTGAGACTAGTTTTGTCCTTCATGATAtagaagaggaggagaaggagagtGCTTTGTGTTATCACAGTGAGAAGTTGGCTGTGGCCTTTGGTTTGACTAGTACCAATGAAGGGATGCCAATTCAAGTGATCAAGAATTTGAGGATTTGTGGGGATTGTCATGCAGTAATTAAGATCATATCCAAGATTTACAACCGGGAAATTATTGTCAGAGACCGAGCTCGGTTTCATAGATTTAAAGAAGGTTCATGTTCTTGTGGAGATTTCTGGTGA